One genomic region from Nostoc sphaeroides encodes:
- a CDS encoding glycosyltransferase family 4 protein — MAKVIIGGQKHLSIPNLPRNSRHTLIRPKPFPAGRYPIEKIWYPLGSFMAWQPIWGGYQAIHSFNKILYTNKPWFITFEDHRVLYRNPQNQGEAAIFDLLNNRLALDNCQKIIAISDYAKLRLINRIKGWHIEPQLSKKLDVIHPNFPVRVNQSKLYQQQQNLQLVFIGNHIARKGGIVALRLAKKAEKLGLPITLHIISELAHGSGVPTDFPDRTNYIEDLKLLNLNNVVFHKSIPNEKVIELLSQSHFQLMATLHDTYGYSIIEGFSVATPAITTNVCALPEFIRHGENGYILELPINEVRHWSNWLHGEKTKTNEYWKILNSTYDDLAEQALQQIIQFLDRSDKREHYEFLSAGALAQAQIVHNSEKQNELFDDLYAAAAGV; from the coding sequence ATGGCAAAAGTTATCATAGGAGGTCAAAAACACCTCAGCATTCCAAACCTACCTCGAAATTCACGGCATACACTTATCCGCCCCAAGCCTTTCCCCGCAGGTAGATATCCTATAGAAAAAATTTGGTATCCTTTAGGCAGCTTTATGGCCTGGCAACCTATATGGGGAGGATACCAAGCTATTCATTCTTTCAACAAAATTTTATATACAAACAAACCTTGGTTTATCACCTTTGAGGATCATCGTGTTTTATATAGAAATCCTCAAAATCAAGGTGAAGCTGCAATTTTTGATTTATTAAATAATCGTTTAGCCCTAGATAATTGCCAAAAAATTATTGCTATTTCTGATTATGCAAAATTGAGATTAATTAACCGGATCAAAGGTTGGCATATAGAACCACAATTAAGTAAGAAATTAGATGTAATTCATCCAAATTTTCCAGTCAGGGTTAACCAATCAAAGCTTTATCAGCAACAGCAAAATCTCCAGCTTGTATTTATAGGAAATCACATTGCCCGCAAAGGCGGAATTGTTGCTTTAAGACTCGCTAAAAAAGCCGAAAAATTAGGTTTACCTATTACTTTACATATAATTTCAGAACTGGCGCATGGTTCAGGAGTTCCGACTGATTTCCCCGATCGCACCAACTATATAGAGGATTTAAAGTTATTGAATTTAAATAACGTTGTCTTTCATAAAAGTATTCCTAATGAAAAAGTGATTGAGTTATTATCGCAAAGTCATTTTCAATTAATGGCGACATTACATGATACTTATGGCTATAGTATCATCGAAGGTTTTTCAGTTGCAACTCCTGCAATTACAACAAATGTATGCGCCTTACCAGAGTTTATTCGTCATGGCGAAAATGGCTATATTTTAGAGTTACCAATTAATGAAGTTAGACACTGGAGTAATTGGTTGCATGGAGAGAAAACTAAAACTAATGAATATTGGAAAATTTTAAATAGCACTTATGATGATTTGGCAGAGCAAGCATTGCAACAAATCATTCAATTTCTTGATAGAAGTGATAAACGAGAACATTACGAATTTTTAAGTGCAGGAGCGTTAGCTCAAGCGCAAATTGTGCATAACTCTGAAAAGCAAAATGAGTTATTTGATGATCTTTATGCAGCAGCTGCGGGAGTTTGA
- a CDS encoding glycosyltransferase family 2 protein translates to MLVFVIPLKSPQVSNSWERVTQSFERCIKSICNQISPDFHAIVVCHEQPKIEFNHPQITYITVDFPPPNETNPIARGDTDKGRKILKGLMYAHQFSPTHTMAVDADDCISKNLAAFIKQHPNSNGWFINKGYKYKEGSKYIYIKRKNFYSMCGTSNIIRYDLNFLPENAEYNRGYGYYKYYIDHGKVRGVLENKAKPIEPLPFPGAVYIVETGENLFYGSMKLNFNIFDRKSLTQSVKDEFGLYTL, encoded by the coding sequence ATGCTTGTTTTTGTTATCCCACTGAAAAGTCCGCAAGTTTCCAACTCCTGGGAGCGTGTCACCCAATCATTTGAAAGATGCATCAAATCAATTTGCAATCAAATCTCTCCTGATTTTCACGCTATTGTCGTTTGCCATGAACAGCCAAAAATAGAATTTAATCATCCCCAAATTACGTACATTACAGTTGATTTTCCTCCCCCCAACGAGACAAACCCTATAGCTAGAGGAGACACAGATAAAGGGCGAAAAATATTGAAGGGATTAATGTATGCTCATCAATTTTCTCCAACTCACACTATGGCAGTTGATGCAGATGATTGCATCAGTAAAAACTTAGCCGCATTTATTAAGCAACATCCTAACTCTAATGGATGGTTTATCAATAAAGGTTATAAATATAAAGAAGGTAGTAAATATATATATATTAAAAGAAAAAATTTCTATTCAATGTGCGGCACATCCAATATTATCCGATATGACTTAAATTTCTTACCAGAAAACGCCGAATATAATCGGGGCTATGGATACTACAAATATTATATAGACCACGGTAAAGTTAGAGGCGTATTAGAAAACAAAGCTAAACCTATTGAACCATTACCATTTCCCGGAGCAGTTTACATTGTAGAAACAGGAGAAAATCTTTTTTACGGTTCAATGAAGTTAAACTTTAATATTTTTGATCGAAAATCTCTAACTCAATCAGTTAAAGATGAATTTGGCTTGTACACGCTATAG
- a CDS encoding peroxiredoxin encodes MALRLGDTVPNFTQASTHGDIDFYEWAGDSWVVLFSHPADFTPVCTTELGTVAKLKPEFDKRNVKAIALSVDDVESHKGWVGDIEETQSTTLNYPILADGDRKVSELYDMIHPNANATVTVRSVFVIDPNKKLRLSFTYPPSTGRNFDEILRVIDSLQLTDNYSVATPADWKDGEDVVIVPSLKDPEVLKEKFPKGYEEIKPYLRITPQPNK; translated from the coding sequence ATGGCTCTCCGTCTAGGTGACACAGTACCCAATTTTACGCAAGCCTCAACACACGGCGACATTGATTTTTACGAATGGGCAGGTGACAGCTGGGTTGTGCTGTTTTCTCACCCTGCTGATTTTACACCTGTTTGCACAACAGAACTTGGCACAGTTGCCAAGCTAAAACCAGAATTTGACAAGCGCAATGTCAAAGCGATCGCACTCAGCGTTGATGATGTAGAATCTCACAAAGGCTGGGTGGGAGACATTGAAGAAACTCAAAGCACCACTCTCAACTACCCAATTTTGGCAGATGGCGATCGCAAGGTTTCTGAGCTTTACGACATGATCCACCCCAATGCTAATGCGACTGTGACAGTGCGATCGGTGTTCGTGATTGATCCTAATAAAAAACTCCGCCTAAGTTTCACCTATCCTCCCAGCACGGGACGTAACTTTGATGAAATTTTGCGGGTGATTGATTCTCTGCAATTGACTGATAATTACAGCGTGGCGACACCAGCTGATTGGAAAGATGGAGAGGATGTTGTAATTGTCCCCTCACTGAAAGATCCAGAAGTACTCAAAGAAAAATTCCCCAAAGGTTACGAGGAAATCAAACCCTATCTGCGGATAACTCCTCAGCCTAATAAGTAA
- the hpsN gene encoding hormogonium polysaccharide biosynthesis glycosyltransferase HpsN produces MNNWPLITVVIPTYGREEALRDSIVDILKQDYPNFEVLVVDQTPKHQPEIQAYLEEMAGAGKIKWLRLDWASLPGARNYAVRRSSGEIILFIDDDVQLTPELLTAHAKNYLQNPEVGAVAGRVFDRMKLGDSGGDLQIEYLPPQAMDPGIAWYHIDLVHTIKPQQVLTARGCNMSFRREIFTKYGLRFDERFRGSAVREESDFCLRVRQTGYKIWYDPEAHLVHLGEETGGCHDISMRSLKYQLTFYHNHFLLGLKNLTATQALRLYARLFDCHVLGHPPCNKSGSPIKIATRAIFYTLGFFKALGTVIQSLWNDGQIYSRLDELV; encoded by the coding sequence ATGAATAATTGGCCATTAATTACTGTGGTTATCCCGACCTATGGTCGAGAGGAAGCCCTACGGGATAGCATTGTAGATATCCTGAAACAAGACTATCCAAATTTTGAAGTTTTAGTGGTAGACCAAACCCCAAAACACCAACCAGAAATTCAAGCCTACTTAGAAGAGATGGCGGGGGCAGGTAAAATTAAATGGTTGCGCTTGGATTGGGCAAGTTTGCCAGGGGCGCGAAATTATGCTGTGCGGCGGTCATCTGGTGAAATAATATTATTTATTGATGATGATGTTCAGCTAACCCCAGAATTGTTAACAGCCCATGCGAAAAATTATTTACAAAACCCAGAAGTGGGGGCTGTAGCCGGTCGGGTATTTGACAGAATGAAATTAGGTGATTCTGGAGGAGATTTACAGATTGAATATTTGCCTCCCCAAGCTATGGATCCAGGAATTGCTTGGTATCATATTGATTTAGTACATACCATCAAACCTCAGCAAGTACTGACAGCGAGGGGTTGCAATATGTCATTTCGCCGCGAAATTTTTACTAAGTACGGACTGAGGTTTGATGAGAGGTTTCGCGGTAGTGCTGTGCGCGAAGAGTCAGATTTTTGTTTGCGGGTGCGACAGACGGGGTATAAAATTTGGTACGACCCAGAGGCCCATTTAGTGCATTTAGGCGAAGAAACAGGGGGTTGTCATGATATTAGTATGCGATCGCTCAAATATCAACTCACCTTCTACCACAACCATTTCCTACTAGGGCTGAAAAACCTCACTGCTACTCAAGCTTTACGCTTATACGCCCGTTTATTTGACTGTCACGTTCTCGGACACCCACCTTGTAACAAAAGTGGTTCCCCTATCAAAATTGCTACTCGCGCTATTTTCTACACTTTGGGTTTTTTCAAAGCCTTGGGTACTGTCATTCAATCACTTTGGAACGATGGTCAAATTTACAGCCGATTGGATGAACTGGTTTAG
- the hpsP gene encoding hormogonium polysaccharide biosynthesis glycosyltransferase HpsP, whose amino-acid sequence MKILQIVPSISLIYGGPSQMVLGLAPALVKEGVEVTILTTDSNGDNGQTPLDVPLNRPIKQDGYEIIYFRCAPFRRYKFSLDLLNWLKRHAHEFDIAHIHALFSPISSAAAIVCRQQKLPYIFRPLGTLDPADLQKKKQLKQLYVAIIERQNLAGAAAIHFTSNQEAKVSERFGVSTPDLVIPLGVIPPQSPLKNGCSQLGIPEDVPLILFMSRIDPKKGLNLLIPALEKLLAVGYKFHFVLAGTNPQDPDYEKKIISQIQNSPLRSHTTITGFVTGELKVSLLQAADLFVLPSYYENFGIAVAEAMVAGVPVVISDQVHIWQQIRDSLSGWVGATDVQELLELLQEALQNPAERQRRGLNAQKYALENFSWDAIAKQTIQAYQKILANK is encoded by the coding sequence ATGAAAATATTACAAATAGTTCCCTCAATTTCTCTGATTTACGGCGGCCCCAGTCAAATGGTACTAGGATTAGCTCCAGCTTTGGTAAAAGAGGGAGTGGAAGTTACAATTCTCACAACTGATAGTAATGGTGATAATGGTCAAACACCTCTGGATGTTCCTTTAAATCGCCCAATTAAACAAGATGGCTATGAAATAATTTACTTTCGGTGCGCCCCATTTCGTCGCTACAAATTTTCTCTAGATTTATTAAACTGGCTAAAACGTCATGCTCATGAGTTTGACATAGCACATATTCATGCTCTATTCTCTCCCATAAGTAGTGCTGCTGCTATTGTGTGTCGTCAGCAAAAACTACCTTATATTTTCCGTCCTTTGGGTACTCTCGATCCGGCTGATTTACAGAAGAAAAAACAATTAAAACAGCTTTATGTCGCAATTATAGAACGTCAAAATTTAGCTGGTGCAGCAGCAATTCATTTCACCAGCAATCAAGAAGCTAAAGTATCAGAACGATTTGGAGTATCTACGCCAGATTTGGTAATTCCGTTGGGTGTGATTCCCCCTCAATCCCCCCTTAAAAATGGATGTAGTCAGTTAGGAATACCAGAGGATGTACCTTTAATATTGTTTATGTCACGAATTGACCCGAAAAAGGGGTTAAATTTGTTGATTCCGGCGTTAGAGAAGCTGTTAGCGGTTGGTTATAAGTTTCATTTTGTCTTAGCTGGGACAAATCCCCAAGATCCAGATTACGAAAAAAAGATAATATCCCAAATTCAAAATTCACCACTGCGATCGCACACTACAATTACTGGCTTTGTCACTGGTGAACTCAAAGTTAGTTTACTACAAGCTGCTGATTTATTTGTCTTGCCTTCTTACTACGAAAATTTTGGGATTGCTGTAGCTGAAGCAATGGTAGCAGGTGTACCCGTAGTAATTTCTGACCAAGTGCATATTTGGCAACAGATACGTGATAGTCTGTCGGGTTGGGTGGGTGCAACAGATGTTCAAGAACTGTTAGAGTTACTGCAAGAAGCTTTGCAAAATCCCGCAGAACGCCAACGACGGGGATTAAACGCCCAAAAATATGCATTGGAAAATTTTAGCTGGGATGCGATCGCAAAGCAAACAATCCAAGCCTACCAAAAAATTCTGGCAAACAAATGA
- the hpsL gene encoding hormogonium polysaccharide biosynthesis protein HpsL, with protein MPKSKSKNKKSKKQAEKETPTLSLKEQLAQKRKAAQARKELISLLTTATFGSVLVGIILFFVGGIKVAVPGVLGIFIISLSYKYPRQALYAFIIYVPIGGTITYYLGNSPILQLAKDAFYVPALIGLWQTCRKQGLPIIIPQGIKTPLYIVLGCSLLTLLFINGGQQFNPPSVGLLEKATKEIPLAMGILGLKVFLGYVPLIGCAYYLIRDKRDFLFLSRLQIVLILICCVLGFIQYLLLLTGVCQGTRGLEGNALFVTSLEARCYFGGALLYSPEEGVIRLPGTFVAPWQWAWFLISSTFFTFATGFTDPSPIWRLIGLGSLVTVFINAVISGQRIALALVPTCFGILLLLTGQIGNLKRFIPIGIGLALVLGIAMVTNPDVVQQRTESFTGRWEASPPQDFIVQQFEENWKNVDGPLGSGLGRATNSARVMGKTKLVETYYPKVLFEVGIFGVLAFLALVTSLTIIGFKTYRSIKNRNFRSYGAALWVFILFISYNTYYYPLDVDPVAVYYWFYAGVLFKLPELEKQDIEDANPQLKNQKKRLKTI; from the coding sequence ATGCCGAAATCCAAGTCAAAAAATAAAAAATCAAAAAAACAGGCTGAAAAAGAAACTCCTACTCTTAGCCTCAAAGAACAGTTAGCCCAAAAGCGCAAAGCAGCCCAAGCACGTAAAGAACTCATTAGCTTACTTACCACCGCCACCTTTGGTAGTGTTTTAGTCGGCATTATACTTTTTTTCGTAGGTGGAATTAAAGTAGCAGTCCCTGGCGTCTTAGGGATATTCATCATATCCCTTTCCTACAAATACCCGCGCCAAGCGCTATATGCCTTCATCATCTACGTACCTATTGGGGGTACTATCACTTACTACTTGGGCAATAGTCCCATACTCCAATTAGCTAAAGATGCCTTTTATGTTCCAGCCCTAATTGGACTTTGGCAGACTTGCCGTAAACAGGGGCTACCTATAATTATCCCCCAAGGCATTAAAACCCCACTTTATATTGTCTTGGGTTGTAGTCTGCTAACGCTGTTATTTATTAATGGTGGACAGCAGTTTAACCCGCCTAGCGTCGGATTATTGGAAAAAGCAACCAAAGAAATACCATTAGCTATGGGAATTCTGGGACTGAAAGTATTTTTAGGCTATGTCCCCTTGATTGGTTGTGCCTACTATCTAATTCGAGATAAGCGAGATTTTCTATTTTTATCGCGCCTCCAGATTGTCCTAATACTGATTTGCTGTGTGCTGGGATTTATTCAATACCTGTTACTACTAACTGGTGTATGTCAAGGCACCAGAGGTCTTGAAGGAAATGCCCTATTTGTCACATCACTAGAAGCCCGGTGTTATTTTGGTGGAGCGCTCTTATATAGTCCCGAAGAAGGAGTCATTCGGCTACCAGGGACATTTGTAGCCCCTTGGCAGTGGGCATGGTTCTTAATTTCCAGCACCTTTTTTACCTTTGCCACCGGCTTCACTGATCCTTCCCCAATATGGCGACTCATCGGTTTAGGTTCTTTAGTAACAGTCTTTATCAATGCTGTCATCTCTGGACAAAGAATCGCCTTAGCTTTGGTACCAACCTGCTTCGGAATTTTGCTATTGCTTACTGGTCAAATTGGCAACCTGAAACGATTTATTCCCATAGGGATAGGACTTGCCCTAGTTCTGGGAATAGCAATGGTGACTAACCCAGATGTCGTGCAACAGAGAACCGAGAGTTTTACAGGTCGATGGGAGGCTTCACCACCTCAAGATTTTATCGTCCAGCAATTTGAAGAAAATTGGAAAAACGTAGACGGCCCACTGGGAAGTGGCTTAGGTCGAGCAACTAACTCTGCCCGCGTCATGGGTAAAACTAAGCTGGTGGAAACCTACTACCCCAAAGTACTTTTTGAAGTTGGAATTTTTGGAGTGCTAGCTTTTCTGGCTTTGGTAACAAGTTTAACAATTATTGGCTTTAAAACCTATCGCTCCATAAAGAACCGTAATTTCCGCAGTTACGGAGCAGCTTTGTGGGTGTTTATATTGTTTATTAGCTATAACACCTACTACTATCCTTTGGATGTTGATCCAGTTGCTGTCTATTATTGGTTTTATGCAGGAGTTCTTTTTAAATTGCCAGAACTGGAGAAACAAGATATAGAAGATGCCAATCCTCAGCTAAAAAACCAGAAAAAACGTCTAAAAACAATTTAA
- the hpsO gene encoding hormogonium polysaccharide biosynthesis glycosyltransferase HpsO, which translates to MKILVASHTYIVDLNCEKLRALSQLEADIEVTVVVPKRWKPGGVQNRIIETEYRDEGRFRIVPVSNFSQNHQGLLTFGADLISLLKEFRPQIIQVEQGSRGLAYTQMIALNQLLGLKAKNVFFTWWNLPYHLKLPVALLETYNLNHSHGIISGNQDGAEVLRQRGYKGAIKVMPQLGVDESLFTPKAQPELAAKLDLKKEDFVVGFVGRFVPEKGLLTLLQALITLKDKPWKLLLLGRGELQSQLIKIAAENNIEERLILVESVPHNEVANYINLMSTLVLPSETTYKFKTLTSVGWKEQFGHVLIEAMACQVPVIGSDSGEIPYVIGDAGLVFPEGDVPALANCLVQLMDKPDFAHTLGEMGYQKAMIKYTNKALAKEQLEFYQELLKSH; encoded by the coding sequence ATGAAAATCTTAGTTGCTAGTCACACTTATATCGTAGACCTCAACTGTGAAAAACTACGTGCTTTATCTCAACTAGAAGCCGACATTGAAGTGACAGTTGTAGTCCCAAAGCGTTGGAAACCAGGCGGTGTACAAAATAGAATTATTGAAACTGAATACCGCGATGAAGGCAGATTTAGAATAGTTCCAGTTTCTAATTTCAGTCAAAATCATCAGGGACTCCTTACTTTTGGTGCTGATTTGATATCTTTGTTAAAAGAATTTCGTCCCCAAATCATCCAAGTGGAACAAGGGTCTAGGGGGCTAGCTTATACTCAGATGATTGCCTTAAATCAGCTATTAGGACTCAAGGCAAAAAATGTATTTTTTACCTGGTGGAATTTACCATATCATCTGAAATTACCAGTTGCTTTATTAGAAACATATAACCTCAATCACAGCCACGGCATTATTTCTGGCAATCAAGATGGAGCAGAAGTTTTACGGCAACGGGGATATAAAGGAGCAATTAAAGTTATGCCGCAACTGGGTGTAGATGAAAGTTTATTTACTCCCAAAGCCCAACCAGAGTTAGCGGCTAAGTTGGATCTTAAAAAAGAAGATTTTGTTGTAGGTTTTGTTGGACGATTTGTGCCAGAAAAAGGTTTATTAACGCTTTTGCAAGCCTTAATCACTTTGAAAGATAAACCTTGGAAATTACTGCTGCTGGGACGAGGAGAGTTGCAAAGTCAATTAATCAAAATCGCGGCAGAAAACAATATTGAAGAACGATTAATTTTGGTAGAGAGTGTTCCCCATAACGAAGTTGCAAACTATATCAATTTAATGAGTACCTTAGTACTGCCTTCAGAAACAACTTACAAATTTAAAACTTTAACTTCTGTAGGCTGGAAAGAACAATTTGGTCATGTGCTAATTGAGGCGATGGCCTGCCAAGTACCTGTGATTGGTTCTGATTCTGGTGAAATTCCCTATGTAATTGGCGATGCTGGTTTAGTATTTCCTGAAGGTGATGTTCCAGCCCTTGCTAATTGCTTAGTCCAATTAATGGATAAACCAGATTTTGCTCATACTTTGGGTGAAATGGGTTATCAAAAAGCAATGATTAAATATACAAATAAAGCTTTGGCTAAAGAGCAATTAGAGTTTTATCAAGAATTGCTTAAGAGTCATTAG